The Porphyrobacter sp. HT-58-2 genome has a window encoding:
- a CDS encoding CAP domain-containing protein, which produces MSIIARLACLALLMTAAPALPQASSPDHHPDPRDWLDPHNDARGDVGLPPLVWSDRLARDAAGWARHLARNNLYDHASPEQRKGQGENLWRGPRGYWDAATKIGFFLAEKRHFRPGNFPDVSRTGRWSDVAHYTQIIWPQTREVGCALAHTPTEEVLVCRYWPAGNIWGAPIDPAQHVARR; this is translated from the coding sequence GTGAGCATCATTGCCCGTCTTGCCTGTCTCGCCCTGCTTATGACAGCCGCGCCCGCGCTGCCGCAAGCCTCCTCGCCTGACCACCACCCCGATCCGCGCGACTGGCTCGATCCGCATAATGACGCGCGGGGCGATGTCGGCCTGCCGCCGCTGGTGTGGAGCGACAGGCTGGCGCGCGATGCGGCGGGCTGGGCGCGGCACCTTGCCCGCAACAACCTTTATGATCACGCCTCGCCCGAGCAGCGCAAGGGGCAGGGCGAAAACCTGTGGCGCGGCCCCAGGGGCTATTGGGATGCCGCCACCAAGATCGGCTTCTTCCTTGCCGAAAAACGCCACTTCCGCCCCGGCAACTTCCCCGATGTCTCGCGCACCGGGCGCTGGAGCGATGTTGCACATTACACCCAGATCATCTGGCCGCAGACCCGCGAAGTCGGCTGCGCGCTCGCCCATACGCCGACCGAGGAGGTGCTGGTGTGCCGCTACTGGCCGGCGGGCAATATCTGGGGCGCGCCGATCGACCCGGCACAGCACGTGGCGCGGCGCTGA
- the rdgB gene encoding RdgB/HAM1 family non-canonical purine NTP pyrophosphatase has product MTRRLGSGSLVIATHNAGKLKEISALLDPYGVKCISAGSLGLPEPAETGTTFAQNALIKARAAAEASGLAALADDSGLSVAVLNDRPGVYTADWAERQWFEGAPGRDWYMAMGKVEGMLAEKGADVDRSAAFHCVLALAWPDGEYAIYEGACHGSLTWPPRGQMGFGYDPVFVPTGSALTFAEIAPEEKHAISHRADAFAKLVAEQFPR; this is encoded by the coding sequence GTGACCAGAAGGCTCGGCTCCGGCAGCCTCGTGATCGCCACGCATAATGCGGGCAAGCTGAAGGAGATTTCGGCGCTGCTCGATCCCTATGGGGTCAAGTGCATCTCCGCCGGATCACTCGGCCTGCCCGAACCGGCCGAGACCGGCACCACCTTTGCCCAGAACGCGCTGATCAAGGCGCGGGCGGCGGCGGAGGCTTCGGGGCTGGCGGCGCTGGCGGATGACAGTGGGCTGTCCGTGGCGGTGCTCAATGACCGTCCCGGCGTCTACACCGCCGACTGGGCCGAGCGGCAGTGGTTCGAAGGCGCCCCGGGCCGCGACTGGTACATGGCGATGGGCAAGGTCGAAGGGATGCTGGCCGAGAAAGGTGCGGACGTGGACCGCTCCGCTGCGTTCCATTGCGTGCTGGCGCTGGCATGGCCGGACGGGGAATATGCCATTTATGAAGGTGCCTGCCACGGCAGCCTGACATGGCCGCCGCGTGGGCAAATGGGCTTCGGCTATGATCCGGTGTTCGTGCCGACAGGCAGCGCGCTGACCTTTGCCGAAATCGCACCGGAGGAAAAGCACGCCATCAGCCACCGCGCCGATGCTTTTGCAAAGCTCGTGGCCGAGCAATTCCCGCGCTAG
- the rph gene encoding ribonuclease PH, whose product MRPSGRAPDEMRAITIETGFTRHAEGSVLIGFGDTKVLCTASVEKGVPPWLRGKGEGWVTGEYSMLPRATHTRGAREAAKGKQSGRTQEIQRLIGRSLRAVVDLQKLGERQITLDCDVIQADGGTRTAAISGAWIALRLAVNGLMAAGDIKHDPISAQVAGISCGIYKGTPVLDLDYDEDSNAEADGNFVLLSGGKIAEVQATAEGATYDEEGLLRLLRLARIGADRIFAAQADAVK is encoded by the coding sequence ATGCGCCCTTCAGGACGCGCGCCCGATGAAATGCGCGCCATCACGATCGAGACCGGTTTCACCCGCCACGCCGAAGGATCGGTGCTGATTGGCTTCGGCGATACCAAGGTTCTCTGCACTGCCAGTGTCGAAAAAGGCGTGCCGCCGTGGCTGCGCGGCAAGGGTGAAGGCTGGGTGACGGGCGAATATTCGATGCTCCCGCGCGCCACGCACACTCGCGGCGCACGCGAAGCGGCCAAGGGCAAGCAATCGGGCCGCACACAGGAAATCCAGCGGCTTATCGGTCGCTCTTTGCGCGCCGTGGTCGATCTCCAGAAGCTCGGCGAGCGGCAGATCACCTTGGATTGCGACGTGATCCAGGCCGATGGCGGCACGCGCACGGCCGCCATTTCCGGCGCGTGGATTGCGCTGCGGCTTGCGGTGAACGGGTTGATGGCCGCAGGCGACATCAAGCACGATCCGATTTCCGCGCAGGTCGCAGGCATTTCCTGCGGAATCTACAAAGGCACGCCGGTGCTCGACCTTGACTATGACGAGGACTCGAACGCCGAGGCCGACGGTAATTTCGTGCTGCTTTCAGGCGGCAAGATCGCCGAGGTGCAGGCCACCGCCGAGGGCGCGACCTATGACGAGGAAGGCCTGCTGCGCCTGCTGCGCCTTGCCCGCATCGGCGCCGACCGCATCTTCGCGGCGCAAGCGGACGCGGTGAAGTGA
- the hrcA gene encoding heat-inducible transcriptional repressor HrcA, with product MTSLPVTELTQRAREIFRRVVEEYIESGQPVGSKTLAADGTLNLSPASIRSVLADLEMAGLLAAPHTSAGRMPTDAGLRIFVDGMMRVAEPTREEQAAIEARLADAGPVEAALKQASAILSDLSGAAGMVLVAPREQRLAQFSLVDLGQGRALAVLVGEDGGVENRVLTIGGALNPGALDRASNYITARLAGRTLAEAAAAMRAEISTGKSQLDDASRDLVERGLAVWSEDATARPVLIVRGAANLLDETALGDIERVRMLLEDLENKQSVAELLDSAREAEATRIFIGSENRLFALSGSSVIASPYRDREGRVVGVLGVIGPTRLNYARVVPMVDLTARSLGKLIA from the coding sequence ATGACCTCGCTTCCCGTCACCGAACTGACCCAGCGTGCGCGCGAGATTTTCCGTCGCGTGGTCGAGGAATATATCGAGAGCGGGCAGCCGGTCGGCTCTAAGACGCTGGCGGCGGACGGCACGCTGAACCTCTCGCCCGCCTCGATCCGCTCGGTGCTGGCCGATCTGGAGATGGCTGGGCTTTTGGCGGCGCCGCATACGAGCGCCGGGCGAATGCCGACCGATGCAGGGCTGAGAATTTTCGTCGACGGGATGATGCGCGTTGCCGAACCGACGCGCGAGGAACAGGCCGCGATCGAGGCGCGTCTGGCCGATGCCGGACCGGTCGAGGCGGCATTGAAGCAAGCCTCCGCGATTCTATCCGACCTGTCAGGCGCAGCGGGGATGGTGCTGGTCGCCCCACGCGAACAGCGGCTCGCGCAGTTTTCCCTCGTCGATCTCGGGCAGGGGCGGGCGCTGGCGGTGCTGGTGGGCGAGGATGGCGGGGTCGAGAACCGTGTGCTCACCATTGGCGGCGCATTGAACCCCGGCGCGCTCGACCGGGCATCGAACTACATCACCGCAAGGCTTGCGGGCCGCACGCTGGCCGAGGCTGCGGCGGCGATGCGGGCGGAGATTTCGACCGGCAAGTCGCAGCTCGACGATGCCTCGCGCGATCTGGTCGAGCGCGGCCTTGCCGTCTGGAGCGAGGATGCCACCGCGCGGCCCGTGCTGATCGTGCGGGGGGCTGCGAACCTGCTGGATGAAACAGCGCTCGGCGATATCGAGCGGGTACGAATGCTGCTGGAGGATCTCGAGAACAAGCAGTCGGTCGCCGAATTGCTCGATTCAGCACGCGAGGCCGAGGCGACGCGCATCTTCATCGGCAGCGAGAACCGGCTTTTCGCACTCTCCGGATCGTCTGTCATTGCCTCGCCCTATCGCGATCGTGAAGGGCGGGTGGTGGGCGTGCTGGGTGTGATCGGACCGACCCGGTTGAATTACGCCCGCGTAGTCCCCATGGTGGATTTGACCGCCCGTTCGCTGGGCAAGCTCATCGCTTGA
- a CDS encoding nucleotide exchange factor GrpE, with amino-acid sequence MTENEKPLDQAVEDELKGVPEHLREGGSSAGEDAMAEALESLRRDLEAARQDVLYAQAETQNVRRRLEREKDEARAYAATGFARDILSVADNLSRAIDAIPQSLREDDTMKGLVFGLEATQRELEKVFAANGITRIAAVGLPLDPNQHQAMLEVPTTDHEPGTVVSEMQSGWMIKDRLLRAAMVAVAKKPD; translated from the coding sequence ATGACCGAGAATGAAAAGCCGCTGGATCAGGCGGTTGAAGACGAATTGAAGGGTGTCCCGGAACACTTGCGCGAGGGCGGAAGCTCTGCGGGCGAAGATGCGATGGCCGAAGCGCTCGAATCGCTTCGCCGCGATCTGGAAGCTGCCAGGCAGGACGTGCTCTACGCGCAGGCCGAAACGCAGAATGTGCGCCGTCGCCTTGAGCGCGAGAAGGACGAGGCGCGCGCCTATGCCGCGACCGGCTTTGCCCGTGATATCCTGAGCGTTGCCGACAATCTGTCGCGTGCGATTGATGCCATCCCGCAGTCGCTGCGCGAGGATGACACCATGAAAGGGCTCGTCTTTGGCCTCGAAGCTACCCAGCGCGAACTGGAAAAGGTCTTTGCCGCCAATGGCATCACCCGGATTGCTGCGGTCGGCCTGCCGCTCGATCCCAACCAGCATCAGGCGATGCTCGAAGTGCCAACCACCGATCACGAACCCGGCACGGTGGTGTCGGAGATGCAGTCCGGCTGGATGATCAAGGATCGCCTGCTGCGCGCAGCAATGGTGGCAGTGGCGAAGAAGCCGGACTAA
- a CDS encoding vgr related protein has product MAGLDESVRAGSPIAPVCPVGGERPLTIGEIALARSVFGDAIDYAQVTVKRRKFFPLHPRGVTMAPMGHLHFHPLAAHYCDDFSDSPLERQAHFIHEMVHVWQTQTRGRWYLITRRHPFCRYDYALKPGWSLAQYGIEQQAEIVRHAFLMRNGIQVAGAPLLAAYEAILPFQA; this is encoded by the coding sequence CTGGCCGGGCTGGACGAAAGCGTGCGGGCGGGCAGCCCAATCGCTCCGGTCTGCCCGGTCGGCGGCGAGCGGCCCTTGACGATCGGCGAAATCGCGCTGGCCCGGTCAGTGTTTGGCGATGCGATTGATTATGCGCAGGTCACAGTGAAGCGGCGCAAGTTCTTCCCGCTCCACCCACGGGGTGTGACGATGGCACCAATGGGCCACCTCCACTTTCACCCGCTCGCCGCGCATTACTGCGATGATTTTTCAGATTCGCCCCTCGAGCGTCAGGCGCATTTCATCCACGAGATGGTGCATGTGTGGCAGACGCAGACCCGGGGCCGCTGGTACCTTATCACCCGCCGCCATCCGTTCTGCCGCTATGACTATGCCCTGAAGCCGGGCTGGAGCCTTGCGCAATACGGCATCGAGCAGCAGGCCGAAATCGTGCGCCATGCCTTCCTGATGCGCAACGGCATACAGGTGGCAGGAGCGCCCTTGCTCGCCGCTTACGAAGCGATCCTGCCCTTTCAGGCTTAG
- a CDS encoding copper chaperone PCu(A)C: protein MAALALPALVACAPDAEAPIEADAAKEATSESAGLTVSNPRVVLAPVSGNPAAVYFDLSYSGSAPVTLTGVAVEGAGMTMIHDYAESAGKMAMTMAGPVSLAEGTPVTFAPGGLHVMAMDPGSDLKPGAMAKVTLTLSDGTTQTVEAPVRAAGEDR, encoded by the coding sequence ATGGCTGCACTTGCTCTGCCCGCACTTGTGGCCTGCGCGCCTGATGCGGAAGCGCCCATTGAGGCAGATGCGGCGAAGGAAGCCACCTCGGAGAGCGCGGGGTTGACCGTCAGCAACCCGCGCGTGGTGCTCGCTCCGGTGTCAGGCAATCCGGCTGCGGTCTATTTCGATCTTTCCTACAGCGGCAGTGCGCCCGTAACCCTTACCGGCGTCGCGGTTGAGGGCGCGGGAATGACCATGATCCACGATTACGCCGAAAGCGCCGGGAAGATGGCGATGACGATGGCCGGGCCGGTCAGCCTTGCCGAGGGAACGCCGGTGACCTTTGCGCCGGGCGGCTTGCACGTGATGGCGATGGATCCCGGCAGCGATTTGAAACCGGGAGCAATGGCAAAGGTTACCTTGACCCTGTCTGACGGCACCACCCAGACGGTCGAAGCGCCGGTGCGTGCCGCCGGAGAAGATCGCTGA
- the dnaK gene encoding molecular chaperone DnaK, protein MGKVIGIDLGTTNSCVAVMDGGKPKVIENSEGARTTPSIVAFTKDGQRLIGQPAKRQAVTNPDNTLFAIKRLIGRRFDDPLTKKDMELVPYKITKGKNGDAWVNAGGEDYSPSQVSAFILQKMKETAESYLGETVTQAVITVPAYFNDAQRQATKDAGQIAGLEVLRIINEPTAAALAYGMDKDDGKTIAVYDLGGGTFDVSILEIGDGVFEVKSTNGDTFLGGEDFDNAIVEFLADSFKKKENMDLKTDKLALQRLKEAAEKAKIELSSAATTEINLPFITARMEGGSTTPLHLVETITRADLEKMVDALIQRTLEPCKKALKDAGITKDQVDEVILVGGMTRMPKVREVVEQFFGAKPHTGVNPDEVVAMGAAIQAGVLQGDVKDVLLLDVTPLSLGIETLGGVFTRMIDRNTTIPTKKTQTYSTAEDNQNAVTIKVYQGEREMAADNKLLGNFDLIGIPPAPRGVPQIEVTFDIDANGIVSVAAKDKGTGKEQTIKIQASGGLSDADIDQMVKDAEKFAEEDKKRRAAAEARNQADSLVHATEKQLEEHGAKIDAATKTEVEEAIAAVKTALEGGDADDINAKAQALTQSAMKMGQQIYEAQQAAGPEGDAPSEEQAPEEDVVDAEFSEVDEDKKG, encoded by the coding sequence ATGGGTAAAGTAATCGGTATCGACCTCGGCACTACCAATTCCTGCGTCGCCGTGATGGACGGCGGGAAGCCGAAAGTGATCGAGAATTCCGAAGGCGCGCGCACCACGCCTTCGATCGTGGCCTTCACCAAGGATGGCCAGCGCCTTATCGGCCAGCCTGCCAAGCGTCAGGCGGTGACCAATCCCGACAACACCCTGTTTGCGATCAAGCGTCTGATCGGTCGTCGTTTCGATGATCCGCTGACCAAGAAGGACATGGAGCTCGTCCCCTACAAGATCACCAAGGGCAAGAATGGCGATGCCTGGGTCAACGCGGGCGGCGAAGATTACAGCCCCTCGCAGGTCTCGGCTTTCATCCTCCAGAAGATGAAGGAAACTGCCGAGAGCTATCTTGGCGAAACCGTGACGCAGGCCGTCATCACCGTGCCTGCCTATTTCAACGACGCCCAGCGTCAGGCGACCAAGGATGCCGGCCAGATTGCCGGCCTCGAAGTGCTGCGCATCATCAACGAGCCGACCGCGGCGGCGCTCGCCTATGGCATGGACAAGGACGATGGGAAGACCATCGCCGTCTATGACCTTGGCGGCGGCACCTTCGACGTCTCGATCCTCGAAATCGGGGACGGCGTGTTCGAAGTGAAGTCGACCAACGGCGATACGTTCCTTGGCGGCGAAGACTTCGACAACGCGATCGTGGAATTCCTCGCGGACTCCTTCAAGAAGAAGGAGAACATGGATCTCAAGACCGACAAGCTCGCCCTTCAGCGTCTGAAAGAAGCCGCCGAAAAGGCCAAGATCGAACTGTCGAGCGCGGCCACGACCGAGATCAACCTGCCCTTCATCACCGCGCGCATGGAAGGCGGCAGCACCACGCCGCTGCACCTTGTGGAGACGATCACCCGCGCCGACCTTGAAAAGATGGTCGACGCTCTGATCCAGCGCACGCTTGAGCCGTGCAAGAAGGCGTTGAAGGATGCCGGTATCACCAAGGATCAGGTCGACGAGGTGATCCTCGTTGGCGGCATGACCCGCATGCCCAAGGTGCGCGAAGTGGTGGAGCAGTTCTTTGGCGCCAAGCCCCACACCGGCGTGAACCCGGATGAAGTCGTCGCCATGGGCGCGGCGATTCAGGCGGGCGTGCTTCAGGGTGACGTCAAGGACGTGCTGCTGCTCGACGTGACCCCGCTCTCGCTCGGCATCGAGACGCTGGGCGGCGTGTTCACCCGCATGATCGATCGCAACACCACCATCCCGACCAAGAAGACCCAGACCTATTCGACCGCCGAGGACAACCAGAACGCGGTGACGATCAAGGTCTATCAGGGCGAGCGCGAGATGGCGGCGGACAACAAGCTGCTCGGCAATTTCGACCTGATCGGGATTCCCCCCGCCCCGCGCGGCGTGCCGCAGATCGAGGTGACCTTCGATATCGATGCCAACGGCATCGTCTCGGTGGCCGCCAAGGACAAAGGCACCGGCAAGGAGCAGACCATCAAGATCCAGGCCTCGGGCGGTCTTTCCGATGCCGACATCGATCAGATGGTGAAGGACGCCGAGAAATTCGCCGAGGAAGACAAAAAGCGCCGGGCGGCGGCGGAAGCGCGCAATCAGGCCGACAGCCTTGTTCACGCGACCGAAAAGCAGCTTGAGGAGCATGGCGCGAAGATCGACGCGGCCACCAAGACCGAGGTCGAGGAAGCCATCGCAGCGGTCAAGACCGCGCTGGAAGGCGGCGATGCCGATGACATCAACGCCAAGGCGCAGGCGCTGACGCAGTCGGCGATGAAGATGGGTCAGCAGATCTACGAAGCCCAGCAAGCCGCCGGGCCGGAAGGTGATGCTCCGTCTGAGGAACAGGCCCCCGAAGAAGACGTCGTCGACGCTGAGTTCTCCGAGGTTGACGAAGACAAGAAGGGCTGA
- the dnaJ gene encoding molecular chaperone DnaJ, whose product MSSTQIDYYETLEVTRDADGATLKSAYRKLAMKYHPDRNPGDATCEAKFKAINEAYDCLKDPQKRAAYDRYGHEAFTQGMNGGGGGGPFGGGFGGRGADGFADIGDIFETIFGGAFGGGGAQRQQTRRGADLRYDMQVSLEEAFHGKSTEIEIEVSQVCDTCDGTGATPGTSERQCNLCHGMGTVRAKQGLFVIERPCPTCSGRGTVIENPCRACRGEGRVDKAQTLKVDIPAGVDTGTRIRLSGKGEAGQRGAPAGDLYIFLHVKPHPVFEREGTTLATRVPVSFTTAALGGCVEIPDLDGSTNRLEIPAGIQSGKQLRIRGAGMPVLQGRGRGDLVAEIVVETPTKLSRRQKELLEEFKATETGDECPESRGFFDKLKDVFGG is encoded by the coding sequence ATGTCCAGCACCCAGATTGATTATTACGAAACGCTCGAAGTCACGCGCGATGCCGACGGCGCGACACTCAAGAGCGCCTATCGCAAGCTCGCCATGAAATATCACCCGGACCGCAATCCGGGCGATGCGACGTGCGAGGCCAAGTTCAAGGCGATCAACGAGGCCTATGATTGCCTCAAGGACCCGCAAAAGCGCGCGGCCTATGACCGCTATGGCCACGAAGCCTTCACGCAGGGCATGAACGGGGGCGGGGGAGGCGGGCCGTTCGGCGGCGGCTTTGGCGGCCGGGGCGCGGACGGCTTTGCCGATATCGGCGACATCTTCGAAACGATTTTCGGCGGTGCCTTTGGCGGCGGCGGCGCTCAGCGCCAGCAGACCCGTCGCGGTGCGGATCTGCGCTATGACATGCAGGTGAGCCTCGAAGAGGCCTTCCACGGCAAGTCGACCGAGATCGAGATCGAGGTCAGCCAGGTTTGCGACACCTGCGACGGCACCGGCGCCACGCCCGGCACCTCGGAACGCCAGTGCAATCTGTGCCACGGCATGGGCACGGTGCGCGCCAAGCAGGGCCTGTTCGTGATCGAACGCCCCTGCCCCACCTGTTCGGGGCGCGGCACGGTGATCGAGAACCCCTGCCGTGCGTGCCGGGGCGAGGGCCGGGTGGACAAGGCCCAGACCTTGAAGGTCGACATCCCCGCTGGCGTCGATACCGGCACGCGCATCCGCCTATCCGGCAAGGGCGAGGCAGGGCAACGCGGCGCACCGGCGGGCGATCTTTATATCTTCCTCCACGTCAAACCGCATCCGGTGTTCGAGCGTGAAGGTACGACGCTCGCTACACGCGTACCGGTCAGCTTCACTACGGCAGCACTTGGCGGCTGCGTTGAAATCCCCGATCTCGACGGCTCAACCAACCGGCTTGAGATCCCCGCAGGCATCCAGTCGGGCAAGCAATTGCGCATTCGCGGCGCGGGCATGCCGGTGCTGCAAGGGCGCGGACGGGGCGATCTGGTCGCGGAAATCGTGGTTGAAACCCCGACCAAGCTTAGTCGCCGCCAGAAGGAGCTGCTGGAGGAGTTCAAGGCCACCGAAACGGGCGATGAATGCCCCGAAAGCCGCGGCTTCTTCGACAAGCTCAAGGATGTGTTCGGCGGCTAG
- a CDS encoding DUF6445 family protein produces the protein MLPSLLIIDDFLADPYAARRAALGLEYDPARQYGNFPGLNSSTALDTAAVDDAVSRLLGIRLGPAPGTQHGHCRLTTKGAKGKSGVHIDPAAYSGILYLSRPEDCAKPQAGGTDFFRHKRTGLEAVPQDPARIAASGYSDINALVEDVVNKDTTSPAKWERMLRIPARFNRLLLFSPWQFHDAAPGFGTTPEDARLVMLLFFGPVR, from the coding sequence GTGCTTCCCTCGCTTCTCATCATCGACGACTTTCTCGCCGATCCTTACGCGGCGCGGCGCGCTGCGCTGGGGCTGGAATATGATCCAGCACGGCAATACGGCAATTTTCCGGGGCTGAATTCCTCGACCGCGCTCGATACCGCCGCGGTCGATGATGCGGTCTCGCGCCTGCTTGGCATCAGGCTTGGCCCGGCGCCCGGTACGCAGCATGGCCATTGCCGCCTGACGACGAAAGGCGCGAAGGGAAAAAGCGGGGTGCATATCGACCCGGCGGCCTATTCGGGCATCCTTTATCTTTCGCGTCCGGAAGATTGCGCCAAACCGCAGGCTGGCGGCACCGATTTCTTTCGCCACAAGCGCACCGGGCTGGAAGCCGTGCCGCAAGACCCGGCCCGGATCGCTGCCTCCGGTTATTCGGATATCAACGCCCTGGTGGAGGACGTGGTCAACAAGGATACGACCAGCCCGGCCAAGTGGGAGCGCATGCTGCGCATTCCGGCGCGGTTCAACCGGCTGCTGCTGTTCTCGCCCTGGCAGTTCCACGACGCTGCACCAGGCTTCGGCACGACGCCGGAAGATGCACGGCTGGTGATGCTGCTGTTTTTCGGGCCGGTGCGCTAA
- a CDS encoding patatin-like protein: protein MRQKELRLALVCYGGVSLAVYMHGITKEVWHLARASRALHHPAAVRLDGAAEAYRDFLAAIERDRGLRLRVLPDILTGASAGGINAVFLAQAVHAGHSLEPLTDLWLSNADVSALTDPKAEPMWRFAKFWAQPIAEWFLRRPGNVVSATVSPETRKEVRRKVSRFVRGRWFAPPFSGSRFSGMLHEALVRMEAEGDGEPLLPPGYPVDLIVTATDFRGHPETLRLNSPLEVEETEHRLPIRFRSRVGDGDALGDRLELVLAARATASFPGAFPPLTLAEIDQLAAAEGEQWASRESFLARTMPTHVARGSLDEVALIDGAVLVNAPFGAALDALHGRPAQREVDRRFVYLDPRPDGSGPAPGTRTRDVGFFGAIFGSLSTIPREQPIRDDLERIAQQSRDAARQKRIVMELQGDIDRAVEKLFGYTFLLDRPTPRRLAGWRAKAQQAAAERAGYAFGSYALTKFEGIIEQLATLTLRAAGQSQADPLPLQRALRCELEARGLEQLTGKQGGAHAEAITFFRAHDTGFRIRRLQLLARRLSRDWELDPEIPEDALDRARDRLYAILALYNRADEGVLRSARFAELARDGLRAPGAVLDFLATQRLLPATDLAAEEMLIDALEDMPKLLKRRMLLTYLGFPFYDVATLTLSRRAGFDEFNPVKIDRISPDDARSIREGGTAATLRGIEFYNFGAFFSRDYRENDYLWGRLHGAERMIDIIASTVPGGIAGGTVRAAKRALFLAVLEEEEIAGRCQRDLIDQIRLEVGARMG, encoded by the coding sequence ATGCGGCAGAAGGAACTTCGCCTCGCTCTGGTGTGCTACGGCGGTGTCAGCCTTGCGGTCTACATGCACGGCATCACCAAGGAAGTCTGGCACCTTGCCCGCGCCAGCAGGGCCTTGCACCATCCTGCTGCTGTCCGGCTTGACGGGGCGGCCGAAGCCTATCGCGACTTTCTGGCAGCGATCGAGCGGGATCGCGGCCTCAGGCTAAGGGTGCTGCCCGATATTCTCACCGGGGCGAGTGCCGGGGGGATCAACGCGGTATTCCTGGCTCAGGCCGTGCATGCCGGGCATAGCCTTGAACCGCTCACCGATCTGTGGCTTTCCAATGCCGATGTCTCGGCACTGACCGATCCCAAGGCCGAGCCGATGTGGCGCTTTGCCAAGTTCTGGGCGCAGCCAATCGCGGAATGGTTCTTGCGGCGACCGGGCAATGTGGTGAGCGCGACGGTCTCGCCCGAAACCCGCAAGGAAGTGCGACGCAAGGTCTCGCGCTTTGTGCGTGGACGCTGGTTTGCCCCGCCGTTTTCGGGCAGCCGCTTTTCGGGAATGCTCCACGAAGCCCTGGTCAGAATGGAAGCCGAGGGCGATGGCGAGCCCCTGTTGCCGCCCGGCTATCCGGTCGATCTGATCGTGACTGCCACCGATTTTCGCGGTCACCCGGAAACCTTGCGTCTCAATTCCCCGCTTGAGGTCGAGGAAACCGAACACCGTCTGCCGATCAGGTTCCGCAGCCGGGTAGGCGATGGGGATGCGCTGGGTGACCGGCTCGAACTGGTGCTCGCCGCTCGCGCAACAGCGAGCTTTCCGGGAGCCTTCCCGCCGCTGACCTTGGCCGAGATCGATCAGCTCGCCGCAGCCGAGGGGGAACAGTGGGCAAGCCGGGAGAGCTTCCTTGCACGCACAATGCCGACCCATGTTGCGCGCGGCAGCCTGGACGAGGTGGCGCTGATTGACGGCGCGGTGCTCGTCAATGCGCCCTTCGGCGCCGCGCTTGATGCGCTGCATGGCCGCCCGGCCCAACGCGAAGTCGACCGGCGGTTTGTCTATCTCGACCCGCGCCCCGATGGATCAGGCCCTGCCCCCGGCACGCGCACACGCGACGTCGGTTTCTTCGGCGCGATCTTCGGTTCGCTGTCCACGATCCCGCGCGAACAGCCGATCCGTGACGATCTGGAGCGCATCGCCCAGCAATCGCGTGATGCGGCGCGGCAGAAACGCATCGTCATGGAACTGCAGGGCGACATCGACCGCGCGGTGGAAAAGCTGTTCGGCTACACCTTCCTGCTGGATCGCCCTACCCCGCGGCGCCTTGCGGGGTGGCGGGCCAAGGCACAGCAGGCCGCCGCCGAGCGCGCCGGCTATGCCTTCGGTTCCTATGCCCTCACCAAGTTCGAGGGGATCATCGAACAGCTTGCCACCCTCACCTTGAGAGCTGCCGGGCAATCGCAGGCTGATCCGCTGCCGCTGCAACGCGCGCTGAGGTGCGAGCTGGAAGCGCGAGGGCTTGAGCAGCTGACGGGAAAGCAGGGCGGCGCCCACGCCGAGGCCATCACCTTCTTCCGCGCCCATGACACTGGCTTCCGCATCCGCCGCCTGCAACTGCTCGCGCGCAGATTGTCACGTGACTGGGAGCTTGATCCCGAGATCCCCGAGGATGCGCTCGACCGGGCGCGTGATCGGCTTTACGCCATTCTCGCGCTTTACAACCGCGCGGACGAAGGCGTGCTGCGTTCCGCCCGCTTTGCCGAGCTGGCGCGTGATGGCCTGCGCGCGCCGGGTGCGGTGCTGGATTTCCTCGCAACCCAGCGCCTGCTGCCCGCGACCGATCTTGCCGCCGAGGAAATGCTGATCGACGCGCTGGAGGATATGCCCAAGCTGCTCAAGCGGCGGATGCTGCTGACCTATCTTGGCTTTCCGTTCTATGATGTCGCCACGCTTACGCTGTCACGGCGCGCAGGCTTCGATGAATTCAACCCGGTGAAGATCGACCGCATCTCTCCCGATGACGCCCGTTCGATCCGCGAAGGCGGCACGGCGGCGACCTTGCGCGGGATCGAGTTTTACAATTTCGGCGCCTTTTTCAGCCGTGACTATCGTGAAAATGATTACCTGTGGGGCAGGCTGCACGGGGCTGAGCGGATGATCGACATTATTGCCTCGACCGTGCCGGGCGGCATTGCTGGCGGGACCGTAAGAGCCGCCAAGCGCGCGCTGTTTCTCGCGGTGCTGGAGGAAGAGGAAATCGCGGGGCGTTGTCAGCGCGATCTGATCGACCAGATCCGGCTCGAAGTCGGGGCGCGGATGGGTTAG